In Spinacia oleracea cultivar Varoflay chromosome 5, BTI_SOV_V1, whole genome shotgun sequence, a single window of DNA contains:
- the LOC110779705 gene encoding uncharacterized protein, with the protein MVSSMGNIHWLSERHRRTKSNPPHDESNIIIINNNNNNNNNHSRWMLCPEKPDILGILAFDTAKSMSRIISLYKSLSDNEMFHLRKEVIQGRGIAFLTSNDEGFLLTLACAERLEDLDRAANAVSRLGQRCSDYGLLRFVQVYKDLKNGHLNIHKLNNYGSKEMEKSIEKMEKMTSLTSELYVELEELTHMETSERRLHDWKKINNNNTDQTANYDLFDNKISNQRKLVRHLKDVSLWNYSYDKVVGIMAKMVCVLYARICTLFRPYISILQQNKTIHKRLFVSEQVPKTTMSGPIPCSKKVPLVRFLSRESTVFIREDVKLRLAVRHYSSNLVNHSNKVFQAAPASTVGGSGLAARYASVILLAERYFYSESLIGDQARQSMYNMLSYRLKMYVRSKLRVAWREIENDMCDGDELAEGWRKAVADMLDWLVPVAHNTVLWQGERNMEKQRFDSKPTVLLLQTLHYADLEKTETTLAEVLVGLSCIYLYENRRISCLDIY; encoded by the coding sequence ATGGTGAGCAGTATGGGTAACATACATTGGCTATCAGAGCGTCACCGACGCACCAAATCAAACCCGCCTCACGACGAAagcaacatcatcatcatcaacaacaacaacaacaacaacaacaaccatagTCGATGGATGCTTTGTCCTGAGAAGCCGGATATTTTAGGGATCCTGGCTTTTGACACGGCTAAATCAATGTCACGTATAATATCTCTTTATAAATCGTTATCAGACAATGAAATGTTCCATCTCAGAAAAGAAGTCATCCAAGGGCGAGGGATCGCGTTCCTGACATCCAACGACGAGGGCTTCCTTTTAACTCTAGCATGTGCAGAGCGGCTGGAGGATTTAGACAGAGCTGCTAACGCCGTGTCGCGGCTCGGGCAGAGGTGTTCCGATTATGGTTTATTACGGTTTGTGCAGGTGTATAAGGATCTTAAGAACGGACATCTTAATATACATAAGCTCAATAATTACGGGTCTAAGGAAATGGAGAAATCTATCGAGAAAATGGAGAAGATGACATCATTGACAAGTGAATTATACGTAGAGCTTGAAGAATTGACACATATGGAGACCTCTGAAAGGAGATTACATGATTGGAAGaagattaataataataatacagaCCAAACCGCAAACTACGATCTCTTTGATAATAAGATTTCCAATCAAAGGAAGCTTGTTCGTCATTTAAAAGATGTTTCATTATGGAATTATTCTTATGATAAGGTTGTCGGAATCATGGCGAAAATGGTTTGTGTTCTTTACGCACGGATTTGTACCCTTTTCCGGCCTTATATTTCGatattacaacaaaataaaacaattcACAAGAGGTTGTTTGTAAGTGAGCAAGTACCAAAAACAACAATGTCGGGTCCGATTCCATGCTCGAAAAAAGTACCTCTAGTGAGATTCTTAAGCAGGGAAAGCACTGTATTCATTAGGGAAGACGTAAAGTTACGTCTTGCAGTAAGGCATTATAGTAGTAACTTGGTAAACCACAGTAATAAGGTGTTTCAGGCAGCCCCGGCGTCCACCGTAGGCGGTTCAGGGTTGGCGGCTAGGTACGCGAGCGTGATATTGTTGGCTGAAAGGTATTTCTATTCGGAATCACTAATAGGAGACCAAGCAAGACAAAGCATGTACAATATGTTGTCATATAGGTTAAAGATGTACGTGAGGTCAAAACTTAGGGTTGCATGGAGGGAGATTGAGAATGATATGTGTGACGGTGATGAATTGGCAGAAGGGTGGAGGAAGGCGGTGGCTGATATGCTTGATTGGCTTGTACCGGTGGCGCATAACACGGTTTTGTGGCAAGGTGAGAGGAATATGGAGAAGCAAAGGTTTGATTCTAAGCCAACTGTGCTTTTGTTACAAACTTTGCATTATGCTGATTTAGAGAAAACCGAAACTACCCTTGCTGAGGTTTTGGTTGGGTTAAGTTGTATATATTTGTATGAGAATCGTAGGATTTCTTGTTTGGATATTTATTGA
- the LOC110796229 gene encoding L-type lectin-domain containing receptor kinase S.4 — protein sequence MVKILKHLGIFCILMLIAITSAQQTEFLYDDFSKAGNTILLEGSAKLFNHDNIIQLTNTSSRMIGHAFYATPIKFKSSPNGTVSSFSTVFTLGTVPEFKTLGGHGMAFVISPSNNLNTALPSQYLGLFNAANIGNISDHVFAVEFDTVKDFEFQDIDDNHIGINLNSLVSNFSVPATYVMENSTKQNVSMKAGHTIQSWVDYDATNKLISVTISPLPTKPRIPLISYKYDLSQILEQEMYVGFSASTGLLASSHYVLGWSFNMSGPAKSLSMPPLPHPPSTSSNKHKATVAIASSISVSVFIFLVICGVIYMVVRIRDREIIEDWELTVGPHRYRYHELREATRGFREKELLGRGGFGRVYKGCLQKCNTQIAVKRINHESKQGLPEFVAEIASIGRLRHRNLVQLLGWGRRRGDLLLVYDYMPYGSLDKYLFDQDRAGYILSWEQRFRIVKGVASGLLYLHEGWEKVVIHRDIKASNVLLDGEFNGRLGDFGLARLHDHGADLGTTRVVGTLGYLAPELSRTGHVTTSSDVFACGALLLEVVCGRRPIEPRFTSEEELVLVDWVWSKWNQGKVMEVIDPKIKGKHDEKEVLMVLKLGLMCSSDEPRYRPSMRQVVRYLDGEMELPEVLRAPNPDDEKRVLKTSEPRIEDYVYSFGTSSSGVSLQSYSTGRGASVSPNTI from the coding sequence ATGGTGAAAATTCTCAAACATTTGGGTATTTTCTGTATCCTAATGCTCATCGCAATCACATCCGCACAACAAACAGAATTCTTATACGATGATTTCAGTAAAGCGGGCAATACCATACTCTTAGAAGGCTCAGCTAAGCTCTTCAACCATGATAACATCATTCAACTAACCAACACCAGCAGCCGTATGATTGGCCACGCCTTCTACGCCACTCCAATCAAGTTCAAAAGCTCCCCAAACGGCACCGTTTCATCCTTCTCTACCGTCTTCACTTTGGGAACTGTACCAGAGTTCAAGACCCTCGGAGGTCACGGCATGGCCTTTGTCATTTCTCCCTCCAACAACCTCAACACCGCCCTCCCTAGCCAGTACCTCGGCCTCTTCAACGCCGCCAATATCGGAAACATAAGCGACCACGTCTTCGCCGTCGAATTCGACACCGTAAAGGATTTCGAGTTCCAAGATATTGATGACAATCATATCGGAATTAATCTTAACAGTTTGGTATCCAACTTCTCTGTTCCTGCCACTTATGTTATGGAGAATTCTACCAAACAAAATGTGTCCATGAAAGCTGGACATACGATTCAAAGTTGGGTTGATTACGATGCTACAAACAAACTCATAAGTGTTACCATTTCACCTCTCCCTACGAAACCAAGAATTCCTCTAATCTCATACAAATACGACCTTTCTCAAATATTAGAACAAGAAATGTATGTTGGATTTTCTGCTTCTACTGGGTTATTAGCGAGTTCGCATTATGTTCTTGGTTGGAGCTTTAACATGAGTGGTCCAGCTAAATCACTTTCTATGCCTCCACTCCCACATCCTCCAAGTACTTCTAGTAATAAACACAAGGCGACTGTGGCAATCGCTTCATCTATTTCCGTATCGGTTTTTATCTTCCTGGTTATCTGTGGTGTCATCTACATGGTCGTAAGGATAAGGGATCGGGAAATAATCGAAGATTGGGAGCTAACAGTGGGGCCTCATCGGTACCGGTACCACGAGCTCAGGGAAGCAACAAGAGGGTTTCGAGAGAAGGAGCTACTTGGTAGAGGTGGGTTTGGAAGGGTATACAAAGGGTGTTTACAAAAATGTAACACCCAGATTGCAGTTAAGCGAATTAACCATGAATCCAAACAGGGATTGCCGGAATTTGTAGCGGAAATTGCTAGCATTGGTCGGCTTCGTCACCGGAATTTAGTCCAGCTGTTGGGGTGGGGTCGTCGGAGGGGTGACTTATTGCTTGTGTATGATTATATGCCGTATGGAAGTTTGGATAAATACTTGTTTGATCAAGATCGGGCAGGGTATATACTTAGCTGGGAACAGAGGTTTAGAATAGTAAAAGGTGTTGCCTCTGGGCTATTGTATTTACACGAAGGGTGGGAAAAAGTTGTGATTCATAGAGATATCAAGGCAAGCAATGTTTTACTAGATGGTGAGTTCAATGGACGGCTTGGTGATTTCGGGTTAGCAAGGTTGCACGATCATGGGGCGGACCTAGGCACGACTAGAGTGGTAGGCACATTGGGGTATCTAGCACCGGAATTGTCACGAACAGGACATGTAACAACTAGCTCAGACGTGTTCGCGTGCGGGGCACTTTTACTTGAGGTAGTATGTGGAAGGAGGCCTATTGAACCAAGGTTTACAAGTGAGGAGGAGTTAGTACTAGTTGATTGGGTTTGGTCAAAATGGAATCAAGGCAAGGTTATGGAAGTGATTGATCCTAAAATAAAGGGTAAACATGATGAGAAAGAAGTGTTAATGGTGTTGAAATTAGGATTGATGTGTTCGAGTGATGAGCCAAGGTATCGGCCGAGTATGAGGCAAGTAGTAAGGTACTTAGATGGAGAGATGGAGTTGCCGGAGGTGTTAAGAGCACCAAATCCAGATGATGAGAAAAGGGTTCTTAAAACATCAGAGCCAAGGATTGAAGATTATGTTTACTCTTTTGGAACGTCTTCTTCTGGGGTTAGTTTGCAATCATACAGTACTGGTAGGGGTGCTAGTGTTAGTCCAAATACTATATGA